Proteins from a genomic interval of Buchnera aphidicola (Brachycaudus cardui):
- the rnhA gene encoding ribonuclease HI, whose amino-acid sequence MFKIVKMFTDGSCLGNPGAGGYSTILRYKFHEKILTSGFYLTTNNRMELMAVISGLEFLNQSCIVEVTTDSLYVKKGIIDWMPIWKRQEWKNNKKKLIKNIDLWLRINNALKNHTVNWIWVKAHIGHKENERCDMIARQSARHPSIKDIYYENSKL is encoded by the coding sequence ATGTTTAAAATAGTTAAAATGTTTACAGACGGTTCCTGTTTAGGTAATCCTGGTGCTGGAGGATATAGTACAATTTTACGTTATAAATTTCATGAAAAAATATTAACCTCAGGTTTTTATTTGACAACTAATAATAGGATGGAATTAATGGCTGTAATTTCAGGATTAGAATTTCTTAATCAATCCTGTATAGTAGAAGTTACAACTGATAGTCTATATGTTAAAAAAGGAATTATTGATTGGATGCCTATTTGGAAACGACAAGAATGGAAAAATAATAAAAAAAAACTTATAAAAAACATAGATTTATGGCTACGTATAAATAATGCTTTAAAAAATCATACTGTTAATTGGATTTGGGTCAAAGCACATATTGGTCATAAAGAAAACGAAAGATGTGATATGATAGCTCGTCAATCTGCTCGACATCCTTCAATTAAAGATATTTACTATGAGAATAGTAAATTATA
- the dnaQ gene encoding DNA polymerase III subunit epsilon, with protein MNTKRTVILDTETTGISSIGPPHINHRVIEIGAVEMIERRFTGNNFHVYLQPNRSIESGAFKVHGITNDFLLDKPIFKDIANKFLNYIKNSEIVIHNAPFDLGFINQEFQMLNKNIKKIDILCPIIDTLKIARKLFPGKKNTLDALCSRYKINKSHRNLHSAIIDALLLGKVYLLMTSRQESLSFYNTINSEELPQKLNNFIRCNKYSLKILHPSKEELDLHEKYLKYMRKKNKCLWN; from the coding sequence ATTAATACAAAAAGAACAGTTATATTAGATACTGAAACAACTGGTATTAGCTCAATAGGTCCTCCTCATATAAACCATAGAGTTATAGAAATTGGCGCTGTTGAAATGATCGAGCGTCGTTTTACAGGTAATAATTTTCATGTTTACCTTCAACCTAATAGATCAATAGAATCTGGAGCGTTTAAAGTTCATGGGATTACAAATGATTTTTTATTGGATAAACCTATTTTTAAAGATATAGCTAATAAATTTTTAAATTATATTAAAAATTCTGAAATAGTCATTCATAATGCTCCATTTGATTTAGGATTTATAAATCAAGAATTTCAAATGCTAAATAAAAATATAAAAAAAATTGATATTTTATGTCCTATAATTGATACATTAAAAATTGCTCGAAAATTATTTCCCGGTAAAAAAAATACATTAGATGCTCTTTGTTCACGTTATAAAATAAATAAATCTCATAGAAATTTACATAGTGCTATTATTGATGCTTTACTCTTAGGTAAAGTATATCTTTTAATGACGAGTCGTCAAGAATCTCTAAGTTTTTATAATACAATTAATAGTGAAGAATTACCTCAAAAATTAAATAATTTCATCAGATGTAATAAATATTCTTTAAAAATATTGCATCCTTCAAAAGAAGAATTAGATCTACATGAAAAATATTTAAAATACATGAGAAAGAAAAACAAATGTTTATGGAATTAA
- the lpcA gene encoding D-sedoheptulose 7-phosphate isomerase: MYKKIIYSELNTASKILQTFLNDDIQINNIQKSAILISEAFKNGKKVISCGNGGSNCDAVHFAEELTSLYREKRCGYPAISISDTSYISAVGNDFGYDQVFSRYIESIGCSNDILLAISTSGNSVNIIKAIKTAQKKNIKVIVLTGNNGGKIQGMSDIEICIPYYGYSDRIQEMHIKIIHILILIIEKEMHKSSKNISLK; the protein is encoded by the coding sequence ATGTATAAAAAAATAATTTATTCTGAATTAAATACTGCATCAAAAATATTACAAACTTTTTTAAATGATGATATCCAAATAAATAATATTCAAAAATCTGCTATTTTAATTTCAGAAGCCTTCAAAAATGGTAAAAAAGTAATATCATGTGGTAATGGAGGTTCAAATTGTGATGCAGTACATTTTGCAGAAGAGCTAACTAGTTTATATAGAGAAAAAAGATGTGGATATCCTGCTATATCTATTTCTGATACTAGTTATATTTCTGCTGTAGGAAATGATTTTGGATATGATCAAGTATTTTCTCGATATATTGAAAGTATTGGATGCTCAAATGATATACTATTAGCAATTTCTACTTCTGGAAATTCTGTTAATATAATAAAAGCGATTAAAACAGCTCAAAAAAAAAATATAAAAGTTATTGTTTTAACAGGCAATAATGGCGGAAAAATTCAAGGAATGTCTGACATAGAAATTTGTATTCCTTACTATGGATATTCAGATCGAATACAAGAAATGCATATTAAAATTATTCACATATTAATATTAATTATTGAAAAAGAAATGCATAAATCATCAAAAAATATTTCTCTTAAATAA
- the gpt gene encoding xanthine phosphoribosyltransferase: MSEKYIVTWDMLQIHTRKLANRLLQRHSWNGIIAVSRGGLVPSALLSRELGIRCVDTVCISSYNYNYLKKKRKVIKKAEGNGEQVIVIDDLVDTGGTAKIIRNLYPKAYFVTIFAKPMGRLLVDDYVIDIPQNVWIEQPWDMSISYIPPLVQEYKIKNNILIKK; the protein is encoded by the coding sequence ATGAGTGAGAAATACATTGTTACCTGGGATATGTTGCAAATTCATACGAGAAAATTAGCTAACCGATTACTTCAAAGACATTCTTGGAATGGAATAATTGCTGTAAGTCGAGGAGGTCTTGTTCCATCAGCTTTATTATCAAGAGAACTCGGAATCCGATGCGTTGATACTGTGTGTATTTCAAGTTATAATTATAATTACTTAAAGAAAAAAAGAAAAGTAATTAAAAAAGCAGAAGGAAATGGAGAACAGGTTATTGTTATAGATGATTTAGTAGATACGGGCGGTACTGCTAAAATTATTAGAAATTTATATCCAAAAGCATATTTTGTAACTATTTTTGCCAAGCCTATGGGTCGTTTATTAGTTGATGACTATGTTATAGATATACCCCAAAATGTATGGATCGAACAACCGTGGGATATGTCAATATCTTATATTCCTCCTCTAGTTCAAGAGTACAAAATCAAAAATAATATCTTAATTAAAAAATAA
- a CDS encoding nucleotide exchange factor GrpE, translated as MINKDEKLAEKEININEKYEKNKLINENLIKSLENKLRESEKEILEKEINIEKEMITIFSRSHKEIEKYRKFSLEQLLSELLPISDSIERALSLIDEDKSNKIFIEIKDNITNIFDLLKEFFLLFHVKKIDSFNVPFDPSIHQAMSIKYSNEIEPNQVVTIMQPGYILHECRLLRPAMVIVSNKKI; from the coding sequence ATGATAAATAAAGATGAAAAACTAGCAGAAAAAGAGATAAACATAAATGAAAAATATGAAAAGAATAAGTTAATAAATGAAAATTTAATTAAATCTTTAGAAAATAAATTAAGAGAATCTGAAAAAGAAATATTAGAAAAAGAAATTAACATTGAAAAAGAAATGATAACTATTTTTAGTCGATCGCATAAAGAAATTGAAAAATATAGAAAATTTTCTTTAGAACAGTTGCTTTCTGAACTTCTTCCTATCTCTGATAGTATAGAGCGTGCATTGAGTTTAATAGATGAGGATAAATCAAACAAAATTTTTATAGAAATTAAAGATAATATAACAAATATTTTTGATTTATTAAAAGAATTTTTTCTCTTATTTCATGTAAAAAAAATAGATTCTTTCAATGTACCATTTGATCCATCTATTCATCAAGCTATGTCAATTAAATATAGCAATGAAATCGAACCTAATCAAGTAGTGACAATTATGCAGCCTGGTTATATTCTTCATGAATGCCGTTTATTACGACCAGCTATGGTAATAGTTTCTAATAAAAAAATATAA
- a CDS encoding RnfH family protein → MKIIQATVVYALPDIQYIHEVNIELGATVKDTILASNILYIIENSSLYSLHVGIYNKLVHLKSLIKDGDRIEIYRNLIIDPKERRRKNIYFLKKSNIHKK, encoded by the coding sequence ATGAAAATTATTCAAGCAACAGTTGTATATGCTTTACCAGATATACAATATATTCATGAAGTTAATATTGAATTAGGTGCAACTGTAAAAGATACTATCTTAGCATCAAATATATTATATATAATAGAAAATTCATCATTATATAGTCTTCATGTGGGAATTTATAATAAATTAGTACATTTAAAATCACTTATAAAAGATGGAGATCGAATTGAAATTTATAGAAATTTAATAATTGATCCAAAAGAACGAAGACGAAAAAATATATATTTTTTAAAAAAATCAAACATACATAAAAAGTAG
- the smpB gene encoding SsrA-binding protein SmpB, producing the protein MSYKKTSHIKSSKIVINKKAYHNFFIEKVFQSGLVLEGWEVKSLREGKVNISESYIISYMNEMYLYNSLIQPLYMSSSHISCNPIRKRKLLLHKHEIDLLSAKKKNIGYTLISLSLFWKQSWCKLEFGLAKGKTLKDKRVDKKNKEWQKEKLKILKKTNVII; encoded by the coding sequence ATGTCATATAAAAAAACATCTCATATAAAATCATCAAAAATTGTTATTAACAAAAAAGCTTATCATAATTTTTTTATAGAAAAAGTATTTCAATCAGGTCTTGTTTTAGAAGGTTGGGAAGTAAAATCTCTTAGAGAAGGAAAAGTTAATATTTCAGAAAGTTATATTATTAGTTATATGAATGAAATGTATCTTTATAATTCTCTAATTCAACCTTTATATATGTCTTCAAGTCATATTTCTTGTAATCCTATACGAAAAAGAAAATTATTATTACATAAACATGAAATTGATCTTTTATCTGCGAAAAAAAAAAATATAGGCTATACATTAATTTCATTATCTTTGTTTTGGAAGCAATCTTGGTGTAAATTAGAATTTGGCTTAGCAAAAGGTAAAACTTTAAAAGATAAAAGAGTAGATAAAAAAAATAAAGAATGGCAAAAAGAAAAACTAAAAATACTTAAAAAAACTAATGTGATAATATAA
- the tadA gene encoding tRNA adenosine(34) deaminase TadA, translating into MIYRKDKNWMKVALKYAYYAQEKGEVPIGAVLIFQERIIGVGWNSSISENDPTAHAEIMALRAAGKKIKNYRFINSTLYVTLQPCIMCCGAIINSRIKRLVFGAQCNKLDNKCSLKDIFLHSEQDYKLTIKKNIMKNECSDILLKFFQKKRSLML; encoded by the coding sequence ATGATATATAGAAAAGATAAAAATTGGATGAAAGTTGCTTTAAAATATGCATATTATGCTCAAGAGAAAGGTGAAGTTCCTATAGGTGCAGTATTAATTTTTCAAGAACGTATTATTGGCGTGGGATGGAACAGTTCTATTAGTGAAAATGATCCTACTGCACATGCAGAAATTATGGCTTTGCGTGCTGCTGGAAAAAAAATAAAAAATTATCGATTTATAAATAGTACACTGTATGTTACTTTGCAGCCATGTATTATGTGCTGTGGAGCTATTATAAATAGTCGTATAAAGCGTTTAGTATTCGGTGCTCAATGTAATAAATTAGATAATAAGTGTTCTTTAAAAGATATTTTCTTACATTCTGAACAAGATTATAAATTAACGATTAAAAAAAATATTATGAAAAATGAGTGTTCTGATATTTTGTTAAAATTTTTTCAAAAAAAAAGATCACTGATGCTTTAA
- the acpS gene encoding holo-ACP synthase: MSIVGVGTDIIEILRIKNIFSYYGDEFAKRILSKIEWNEYIFSKNPIYFLAKKFAGKEAASKALGTGINYGVTFNQLEFYNNQFGKPKLRFLKQSLQKAKEINCKFIHVSISDQKLYAHALVILES; this comes from the coding sequence ATGTCGATTGTAGGTGTAGGAACAGATATTATAGAAATTTTGCGCATTAAAAATATTTTTTCTTATTATGGCGATGAATTTGCTAAAAGAATTTTATCTAAAATAGAATGGAATGAATATATTTTTAGTAAAAATCCTATTTATTTTTTAGCAAAAAAATTTGCAGGTAAAGAAGCAGCATCTAAAGCATTAGGAACAGGTATTAATTATGGAGTAACATTTAATCAATTAGAATTTTACAACAATCAATTTGGTAAACCAAAATTGCGTTTTTTAAAACAATCTTTACAAAAAGCTAAGGAAATTAATTGTAAATTTATACACGTAAGCATTTCTGATCAAAAATTATATGCGCATGCTTTAGTGATTTTAGAATCTTAA